CCACACGACGTGGCCGCAGGGCGATGAGGACTGGATAAGATTCGAGGGGTTGGCCGGGGTCCAGTATCAGATCGAGACGCTCGGGATGCGAGATGGCGCCGACACATACCTCGAGATCCGGAACGCTCTCAGCGTGGTCGTCGCCTCGAACGACAACGTAGCGTCGCCGACGCCGGGCGGACACAATGCCTTCGAGAACCTGCGGTCGAGGACGAGCTACACGCCGGCTACGACACAGGATCTCTACGTGAGAATACGCCGATCGCCGAACTCCCCGTGGGGTCCGGTCTCGAAGTACGGGAACTGGTTCGCCAAGATCAGGGCGGTCTCCGCCCCGTCGAGCTATCCGAACATCATGACCAATCCGATGTTCTCATTCACGATAACGCTCGATCAGAACGACGAGACGACCTCGATCCTCGAGATCCGGAATACCGGAACCGTCGACACGCTCCACTTCAGCTTGGCCGAAGCCGGAGGGGACATCCCGTGGGTCAGTGAGAGTCCGATGTCCGGCGCCGTCCCGCCAGGCGGGAGTCACCTCTGCGACATCACATTCAACGCGACCGGCATGGAGCCCGGAGACTATCGCGGAACCCTGGAGATCCACTCCGATGATCCGAACCTCACGGTGCGCTCGCTCACGCTGGACCTAACGGTGATCGAGGTGGTCGCTGCGAACGATGCGCTGAGAGAAACGGATGAGATCTGGATCGGGGCGAACGCGCCCAATCCGTTCGAAGGGGAGACCCGGATTCCGTTCACGCTATCGGAGGCGGGCCCCACAGTCCTTGCGATCTACGACCTGCAGGGACGGGAGATCCGGCGTCTCTGGGATGGTCCGCTCGATGCGCGAACCCACGCAGTGACATGGGATGGCCTGGACGGTCTCGGCCGTGAGGTCTCCAGCGGCGTCTATCTCTGCAGACTCTTGGCTCACGGTCGGTCCGTGACGCGCAAGATCGTTCTGTCGCACTGAGACCCGAGGGGCGGGGTTGATCGTGAAGACCCCGCCCTATCGGCTTCGAGGGGACGGCCCCGCCGGAGGCCGGCTCTATCTCGCCAGGACGATCCGCCCCGTCGCCGCGCCGGCCGTGGTGACGGCCCTCACGAAGTAGAGTCCCGCCGGGAGTTCGCGTCCGGCGTCGTCCTTTCCATCCCAGGTCAGCCCGGAATCCTCCGGCGCCAGGTCCCCCGCGGTCAAGACGCGCACGCGCGCTCCCGAAGGATCGAAGATCTCCACGCGCACTAAGCGGTCCATGAGCGACGAGAGGCGAATCTCTGTCTTGTCCACGAACGGGTTCGGCCGGGCGCGGAGGAAAGGCGGCGCGGCCAGGCGGGAGGCGGCAGGATCCTCGATCGCCTGCGGATCGACCTGCTGGGCCTGGTTCAGAATCCAGTTGTCGGGATCCAGCATCACGGCGAGGGGAGCCGCGTCCAGCGGTATGTCGAAGTCCTCGTGAGCCTCGTCCACCCACAGGACGAGGAGCGTGTCCCCGGCGACGGTCGCGACTTTGACATCGAGGGGCATCGTGAAGACAGGTCCGTTCGTCTGCACCTGATCGATGGCCAGCACAAGGCGATGGCCGCCGGATTGCTGTCCGATCCAGGCGTAGCGGTAGACGGGCCAACCGACGCCGTGGATCCACTCCTGGAAGAACCAGTCGAGGCTCTGTCCGTGAACCGCCTCCACGGCCGCCTGGAACTGCGTCGTGACGGCGTTTCCATGCTCATAGAGAGCGCGATAGAGCGCGAGGGCCTCGAAGAAGGCCGCATCCCCGACAACGTGGCGCAGCATGTGAAGGACGGTCCCGCCTTTCTCATAGACGGTCGTGCCCCACATGTAGTCGGGATCGTAGATGGGGAAGTTCTCCGAGCTGTTGAACACGGGCTGCATCAGGCTGCTCTGCATGTACGCGAGGTAGTCCTGCAGGCCGTAGGCGTATTCGCGGTGGATCGCCTCGCCATAGGTCGCGAATCCCTCGCTCAGCCAGATGTCGCGCCAGTCATTGATGGCGATGCAGTCCCCCCACCACTGATGGGCGAGCTCGTGGGCCAGGAGCCAGTCGTACGTGTGGTTCGGCTGGATCAGCATGGCAAGGTGCGTCACGCAAGTCTGGTGCTCCATGTCTCCCTTGGGCGCGGCAACGTAGCCGAACTTGCCGAAGGGATAGGGGCCGTAACGGGACACGAAGGCGTCCATCATGGTGTGGACGTTGGAGAAGTGAGTCGGCGCGTTTCCGACCTGGCTAGGATAGACCCAGTAGTGGATCCAGTCGTAGGTGGCGTCTACGAGCTCGCTGTAGTTGGATGCGGCCACCATCATCACATGGGGAGCGATCTGGTGCGTCTCGGACCATGTGTAGGTGACCGAACGAGAGTCCTCGTCGCGTTCCTCGCGGAGCAGGACGCCGTTGCAGACGGCCTTCTTGCCGTCCGGCACCTTGATGCGGAACTCGGCCGTCGCCTTGTCGCACGGCCAGTCCCAGCAGGGGAACCAGCACTTGCCCATCGAGGGAGGATAGGCGTAGAGCCCGACTCCCATCTGATAGGCGATCCCCCCGTTGGTGGAGCTGAAGTAGAAGCCGCCGAATCCGCCCGATCCTTCGTTGGTCGGGGTTCCCCTGTAGAAGACCTCGACCTCGAAGATCTCGCCGGCATCGTAGGGGCGCTCGAGATAGACGGTGAGATAGGGATTCTGTCGGAGGAAGGATAGGGGCCCGGTCGATGTCCGAACGGAGTCGACCGTGAGGGCCGCGAGGTCGAGGACGATCTGCTGCAATCCGTCCAGCTCGCTCATCGAGCGCACGAGAGTCGAGCCCCCGATCCGGGAGGTCGCGAAGTCGATCTCGAGGTCGATCGCATAGTGCAGCACGTCGAAGTCGTGCGGGCAGTTGTCGGTACGTTCCATCGTCGCAAGCCGCGCGAGACTCTCGGCGCGGCGCCCCTCGATCGACTTCAACCACTCGCGCGAGCCGGGCCGGAGATGGGACGGATCGACGGAGACGGGATCGGCCAGGCGATCGCGCGCGAGACGCGTCGGCCCTTCCTCATTGATCGCGGCGAGGCCGCCGGCCTGGCTGCCCGGAGGAAGGCCCGACTCCCCGGCGGCGGGGGAGAGGGGAGGAAGGAGCGCGGAGAGCAGCGCCAGCAGGATCAAAGCCCGGAGTCGTCTCATGCTTCGCCTCCTGCGCACCGTATCGGCAAGGTCCGCCGCCGCATGCGCAGGACGATTCTACTCCCGAGATCCCGAGATCGACAAGCGACTTGCTGGAGACGCGACTTGCTGGAGACGACTTGCTGGAGGGGTGGCGGCTTGCCGGAGGTGAGGCGACTTGCGGGAGGGACGAGGCGCCGCTTCCGCCTCTGGCGGAGAGACACGGCAAGTTCGATGCGATACACTCACCGGCGGCGGGGATCGCGATCCGCGAGGACGAGCGGCGTCCTCTCGGCGGGATCGGTGAACGCCATGAGACCGTTGAAGGAGGAGAGATGGCCGCCCAAGGTGGAATGAAACTGCTCAAGGAACTCTGCGAGACCCCGGCGATTTCGGGTCGTGAACAGCCGATGATCGTGCTGATGGAGCGCGAGCTGAGGAAGAGCTGCGACGAGGTCCGCGTCGACGGCTTCGGCAACGTGATCGGGATCAAGAGGCCGGGAAAGGCGACGACGAAGGGACGGCGCGCCCTCAAGGTCATGATCTCCGGGCACATGGATGAGATCGGCTTCGTCGTCAGCCACATCGACAAGAAGGGGTTCATTCGATTCAACCCCCGAGGCGGGCATGTGCCGAAAGTCCTCTACTCCCAGAGGGTGCGCATCCTCGGCAGGGAGGAGATCACGGGAATCGTTGAGGCGTCGCCGGCGTTTCTGGGACAGCCCGAGGAGCTGCTGAAGTCGGCGGAGATCAAGAACTTCTTCATCGACACGGGTCTCGCCGACAAGGCGCTGCGCAAAGTCGTCAGCGTGGGGGATCCGGTCGTCCTCGACCGCGGATTCATCGAGCAGGGCGATTGCTACATCTCCAAGGCGTTCGACAACCGCGTCGGCTGCTACGCGGTGCTGGAGGCGGCAAGGCGCCTCAAAAGGCACGCGGCCGAGGTCTATTGCGTGGGGAGCGCGCAGGAGGAGGTCGGCGTGCGCGGCGCGCGCGGGGCCGCGAAGGAGATCGATCCCGATCTCGGCGTCGCGATCGACGTGACGGGGGCGTTCGACACTCCGGGAGTCGCGGAGCACCAGCAGGTGAGCGCCCTTGGCGCGGGAGTCGCGATCAAGATCAATGACAGCGCGAGCATCTCGAACCACGGGATCGTCCAGTTCATGAAGCGCCTCGCGGAGAAGAACAAGATCAAGCACCAGATGGAGATTCTGCCGTTCGGGGGAACGGATGCGATGGGGATGCAGCTCTTTGGCCGGGGACCGGTCTGCACCCTCTCCGTCCCGACTCGTTACGTCCACTCCCCGAACGAGATGATCCACAAGGCGGACCTGGAGGCGACCGTGAAGCTCCTGGTCTGCTTCCTGGAACGCGCCCAGGAGTGCAGGCCGGAGTTCTGAGACGAATGAGGCTGGGGGAAGCCCTTGGGGCCTCCGCCACGATCCGGAGACCCCGAGCGGTTCCCGAAGCCCCGCGCCGCGAACGCGAACATAGCGGGGCGAAGGGAACCCTCGGGGTCTCTATGCCGACGAGGGGTCTCGGGTCTCGGGGAGGGTGTGCCCGCGAGCCGATCCCGTCGGATCAGCCCAGATTCCCCTGAACGCTGGCGGGCTCCGAGCCGTCTGCATCCACGGACACGGACGGAAAGGAGCCCGGCCATGCGTACCAACCGCCCATCAACGTTCACCAGGCGGAGCATCCGCCTTTCGATCCTCGGCCTCCTCCTAGGGGCGATCTTCCCCGCGAGCCCCGATCCTGCCATCGCCGGCGACCGGCCCACGAAGCTGGAGCGGCAGATCGGCGTGATGGAGAAGGCGATCAACACCATGCTCGTGGACAGCCCCAACTTCCTCGTTTCGGGCAGCGATGTGACCGAGGGGTTCGAGGACGACGAATACGGCGCCCTCTTCGTCTTCAGCGCGTCGCTGACCGGGCC
This is a stretch of genomic DNA from Candidatus Eisenbacteria bacterium. It encodes these proteins:
- a CDS encoding T9SS type A sorting domain-containing protein, with the protein product FIASMEGGARPTGCRIRFTLDVSPDQAYYSGGVVYMGGNYGYDDTILLHEFGHFVQYAYGGFSDNPGGSHYVNDSAQDPRLSFGEGWPTFFSCGTRDWAGYVHPQVYMNSTGDSTTGHISFSYDVETYTGGSGASCEVSITACLWDQVDGDMTADNTPGVDDEPGYQMDRTFQESWDFTRDYLSQPPFSGDLTYEDYHDIWIASVPNPQTTELLQIEQLNHGILYRDDSYENDDSFATAGGYHSFEDIGMGRTTHHTTWPQGDEDWIRFEGLAGVQYQIETLGMRDGADTYLEIRNALSVVVASNDNVASPTPGGHNAFENLRSRTSYTPATTQDLYVRIRRSPNSPWGPVSKYGNWFAKIRAVSAPSSYPNIMTNPMFSFTITLDQNDETTSILEIRNTGTVDTLHFSLAEAGGDIPWVSESPMSGAVPPGGSHLCDITFNATGMEPGDYRGTLEIHSDDPNLTVRSLTLDLTVIEVVAANDALRETDEIWIGANAPNPFEGETRIPFTLSEAGPTVLAIYDLQGREIRRLWDGPLDARTHAVTWDGLDGLGREVSSGVYLCRLLAHGRSVTRKIVLSH
- a CDS encoding M42 family metallopeptidase, translated to MKLLKELCETPAISGREQPMIVLMERELRKSCDEVRVDGFGNVIGIKRPGKATTKGRRALKVMISGHMDEIGFVVSHIDKKGFIRFNPRGGHVPKVLYSQRVRILGREEITGIVEASPAFLGQPEELLKSAEIKNFFIDTGLADKALRKVVSVGDPVVLDRGFIEQGDCYISKAFDNRVGCYAVLEAARRLKRHAAEVYCVGSAQEEVGVRGARGAAKEIDPDLGVAIDVTGAFDTPGVAEHQQVSALGAGVAIKINDSASISNHGIVQFMKRLAEKNKIKHQMEILPFGGTDAMGMQLFGRGPVCTLSVPTRYVHSPNEMIHKADLEATVKLLVCFLERAQECRPEF